The following are from one region of the Mesorhizobium sp. B4-1-4 genome:
- a CDS encoding helix-turn-helix domain-containing protein: MDSLITAAALALAGGDPLGALDRVALREDAPALALRGIAMAQLGDFERAKQLLRRATRAFGPKEAVARARCVVAEAEIALVSRDLGWPAKALDAARATLEKHGDRLNAAHAGHLKVRRLLLIGRLDEAEHVLAGLDPTPLPPAARAAHELAVAGIAMRRLRTRPARAALEWARNAARQAGIAGLMAEVDSASLALETPAAKLISQGTERPLLLEEVETLQGSPALIVDAFRYTVRSGETTVSLASRPVLFALARALAEAWPGDVSREELVARAFGGKHADESHRARLRVEIGRLRAELGVLAHINATRRGFTLAPLQARAVMVLARPIEERHAAVLALLADGEAWSSSALALALGTSQRSVQRALEPLAEAGKVQFFGHGRARRWMTPPVAGFTTTLLLPAPLPNG; this comes from the coding sequence ATGGACTCGCTGATCACGGCGGCGGCGCTGGCACTGGCGGGAGGCGATCCGCTTGGCGCGCTTGACCGGGTCGCCTTGCGCGAGGACGCGCCGGCTCTGGCGTTGCGCGGCATCGCCATGGCGCAGCTCGGCGACTTCGAGCGCGCCAAGCAGCTGTTGCGGCGCGCCACGCGCGCCTTCGGCCCGAAAGAGGCTGTCGCGCGCGCCAGATGCGTCGTCGCCGAGGCCGAGATCGCCCTGGTCTCGCGCGACCTCGGTTGGCCGGCGAAGGCGCTCGACGCGGCGCGCGCGACGCTGGAAAAGCATGGCGACCGGCTGAACGCAGCGCATGCAGGCCACCTCAAGGTGCGGCGCCTGCTGCTGATCGGCCGTCTCGACGAGGCCGAGCATGTGCTGGCAGGGCTCGACCCGACGCCGCTTCCGCCGGCCGCCCGGGCCGCGCATGAGCTCGCGGTCGCCGGCATCGCCATGCGGCGCCTGCGGACCCGGCCGGCGCGCGCGGCGCTGGAATGGGCCCGTAACGCCGCCCGCCAGGCCGGCATTGCCGGCCTCATGGCGGAGGTCGACAGCGCATCCCTTGCCCTGGAGACACCCGCGGCAAAGCTGATCTCGCAAGGCACGGAGCGGCCGCTGCTGCTCGAAGAGGTCGAGACATTGCAGGGATCACCAGCGCTGATCGTCGACGCCTTCCGCTATACGGTGCGCAGCGGCGAGACAACGGTTTCGCTGGCGAGCCGGCCGGTGCTGTTCGCGCTGGCGCGTGCGCTCGCTGAAGCGTGGCCTGGGGATGTGTCGCGCGAGGAGCTCGTGGCGCGGGCCTTCGGCGGCAAGCATGCCGATGAATCGCACCGCGCCCGCCTGCGCGTCGAGATCGGCCGGCTGCGCGCCGAGCTTGGCGTGTTGGCGCATATCAACGCCACCAGGCGCGGCTTCACGCTGGCGCCGCTTCAGGCGCGCGCCGTGATGGTGCTGGCGCGGCCGATCGAGGAACGGCACGCGGCCGTGCTTGCCTTGCTTGCCGATGGCGAGGCCTGGTCGAGCTCGGCCCTGGCGCTGGCGCTCGGAACCAGCCAGCGCAGCGTGCAGCGGGCGCTCGAGCCGCTCGCCGAGGCCGGCAAGGTGCAGTTTTTCGGCCATGGCCGTGCGCGCCGCTGGATGACGCCACCGGTGGCGGGATTCACGACCACCTTGTTACTCCCGGCGCCGCTGCCGAACGGCTAG
- a CDS encoding DUF899 domain-containing protein, translating to MTKHMTMKTPPIVSRQEWDAAHEKMLVKEKATLRAKDALAAERRRMPWLEVDKAYVFEGPNGKASLLDLFEGRRQLIVYRAFFEPGVYGWPDHACRGCSLGADQVGHLAHLNARDTTLAYASRAPQADIARLKTRMGWDMPWYTITDSFDKDFGVDEWHGHNVFIHDGERIFRTYFINNRGDEAMGTVWSYLDATPLGRQEVWEDSPEGYPQTPLYSWWNWHDNYEAGADKKWAEVAAAGEAAFRDKGDK from the coding sequence ATGACCAAGCACATGACGATGAAGACCCCGCCGATCGTTTCACGACAGGAATGGGACGCCGCGCACGAAAAGATGCTGGTGAAGGAAAAGGCGACGTTGCGCGCCAAGGACGCGCTCGCCGCCGAACGCCGGCGCATGCCGTGGCTGGAAGTGGACAAGGCCTATGTCTTCGAAGGCCCTAATGGCAAGGCAAGCCTGCTCGACCTGTTCGAAGGCCGCCGCCAGCTGATCGTCTACCGCGCCTTCTTCGAGCCCGGCGTCTATGGCTGGCCCGACCATGCCTGCCGCGGCTGCTCGCTCGGCGCCGACCAGGTCGGCCACCTCGCCCATCTCAACGCCCGCGACACCACGCTTGCCTACGCTTCGCGCGCACCGCAGGCCGACATCGCGCGGCTGAAGACGCGGATGGGCTGGGACATGCCCTGGTACACGATCACCGACAGCTTCGACAAGGATTTCGGCGTCGACGAATGGCACGGCCACAACGTGTTCATCCATGACGGCGAGCGCATCTTCCGCACCTATTTCATCAACAACCGCGGCGACGAGGCGATGGGCACGGTCTGGAGCTATCTCGACGCAACGCCGCTCGGCCGCCAGGAGGTCTGGGAAGACTCGCCCGAAGGCTACCCCCAGACCCCGCTCTACAGCTGGTGGAACTGGCACGACAATTACGAGGCCGGGGCCGACAAGAAATGGGCCGAAGTGGCCGCCGCCGGCGAAGCCGCCTTCCGCGACAAGGGCGACAAGTAG
- a CDS encoding pyridoxal phosphate-dependent decarboxylase family protein: MPRAIEQERVAATEAADTSGNLDPSDWDQFRELAHGLLDDMITHIETIRQRPVWQRPSDEARARFVRPLPKQSSELGDVLDDVRTHIVPFATGNLHPAFMGWVHGAGTPIGMVAEIVASGLNMNCGGRDHAGLVVEQQIVRWMSEALGYPAGANGLFLTGSSMANFVAVTIAKTEALGQSVRETGLRDCDRQLVAYTSAEAHSCIAQAMQLSGIGSANLRTVAVDDAGRMLSGALCDTIGEDRAEGFLPFLVVGTAGTVNTGAIDPLAEIAEIASREKLWFHVDGAIGALAVLSDSLRELFKGIENSASVALDFHKGGQVPYDAGFLLVRDGDAQKRTFAQPAAYLQRGDRGLAAGETWPCDLGPDLSRGFRALKTWMTIEALGTDRIGGSIAHTCRLARHLAETLERHPAFQLKAPVALNIVCFGIRGADSEFIRDLVLDLQESGLAAPSWTTLNGELVVRCAIVNHRTTKADIDGFVDTLDRYLADRGFHPAAAPSTRHR, from the coding sequence ATGCCGCGGGCGATCGAGCAGGAGCGCGTGGCGGCAACAGAAGCGGCCGACACCTCCGGCAACCTTGATCCATCGGACTGGGATCAGTTTCGCGAGCTCGCGCACGGCTTGCTGGACGACATGATCACCCATATCGAAACGATCAGGCAGAGACCGGTATGGCAGCGGCCCAGCGATGAGGCGCGCGCCAGGTTTGTCCGCCCGCTGCCGAAGCAGTCCAGCGAACTGGGCGATGTCCTGGACGATGTGCGCACGCACATCGTGCCGTTCGCCACCGGCAACCTGCATCCGGCGTTCATGGGGTGGGTCCATGGCGCGGGCACGCCGATCGGCATGGTCGCGGAAATCGTCGCCAGCGGCCTGAACATGAATTGCGGCGGCCGCGACCATGCCGGTCTCGTGGTCGAACAGCAGATCGTGCGCTGGATGAGCGAGGCGCTCGGCTACCCCGCTGGGGCAAACGGCCTGTTCCTCACCGGCTCGTCAATGGCAAACTTCGTCGCGGTGACGATCGCCAAGACCGAGGCGCTGGGCCAGTCCGTCCGCGAGACCGGGCTGCGCGACTGCGACCGCCAGCTGGTCGCCTATACATCGGCCGAAGCCCATTCCTGCATCGCGCAGGCAATGCAGCTGTCCGGCATCGGATCGGCAAATCTGAGGACAGTCGCGGTCGACGATGCCGGGAGGATGCTGTCTGGCGCGCTGTGCGACACTATCGGGGAAGATCGGGCGGAAGGTTTCTTGCCGTTCCTGGTCGTCGGTACGGCGGGAACGGTAAACACCGGGGCGATTGATCCGCTGGCGGAAATCGCTGAAATCGCGTCCAGGGAGAAACTCTGGTTTCATGTCGATGGAGCGATCGGTGCACTCGCCGTGCTGTCCGATTCCCTGCGCGAACTGTTCAAGGGCATCGAGAATTCGGCGTCGGTGGCGCTCGATTTCCACAAAGGGGGCCAGGTTCCCTACGATGCCGGCTTCCTGCTGGTGCGCGACGGCGATGCCCAGAAGCGCACGTTCGCGCAGCCGGCCGCCTATCTGCAGCGTGGTGACCGGGGGCTCGCCGCCGGCGAAACCTGGCCCTGTGATCTCGGTCCGGACCTGTCGCGCGGGTTCCGCGCCTTGAAAACGTGGATGACGATCGAAGCGCTTGGAACCGATCGCATCGGCGGCTCGATAGCACACACATGCAGGCTCGCCCGCCATCTCGCCGAAACCCTGGAACGCCACCCTGCATTCCAGCTGAAAGCGCCCGTGGCGCTCAACATCGTCTGTTTCGGCATTCGCGGGGCGGACTCTGAATTCATCCGCGACCTGGTGCTGGATCTGCAGGAATCCGGCCTGGCCGCGCCTTCGTGGACGACCCTCAACGGCGAACTGGTGGTGCGTTGCGCCATCGTCAACCATCGCACGACAAAGGCCGACATCGACGGGTTCGTGGATACTCTCGACAGGTATCTGGCCGATCGCGGCTTTCATCCCGCCGCTGCCCCGTCAACTCGCCATCGGTGA
- a CDS encoding ATP-grasp domain-containing protein yields the protein MKSAAVQIETFDDQNLITGKAPIVRAVFEGRDISPLWNGLFGRISADVTDAAAFLDVSILLHAIGEEDKAALSQKAALEMSRQYRVRNGRGTGLNVLVFMTAGDFMANTPIEFLLEDSDTNLLLYYVDADTADLKDVPEHDVAFVAVGESAANLAVLANLDRLLGDWAGPIVNNAPRRIMALSRHGVAEALKDEPSILAPPAARLDRAVIERLACGEIEVAAILAAKAFPVIVRPAGTHAGKGMEKISTRSELSAYLISHAEAEFYVTPFIDYSGTDRKFRKQRVAFIGGRPYASHLAVSEHWMVHYLNAGMTQHEERRAEEAAWMASFDSDFAVRHAHAFEALHRRLGLDYFAIDCAELADGRLLVFEADVAMIVHSMDWESIFPYKKSAMRKLFAAFENALARRAARKSTPL from the coding sequence TTGAAAAGCGCGGCAGTTCAAATCGAGACATTCGACGATCAGAATCTCATCACGGGCAAGGCGCCCATCGTGCGGGCCGTCTTCGAGGGGCGGGATATCTCGCCATTGTGGAACGGGCTGTTCGGACGCATTTCCGCCGATGTCACCGATGCCGCGGCATTCCTGGACGTGTCCATCCTGCTTCATGCGATCGGCGAGGAAGACAAGGCGGCGCTCAGCCAGAAGGCGGCGCTCGAGATGAGCCGCCAATACCGGGTCCGCAACGGACGCGGCACGGGCCTGAACGTCCTTGTCTTCATGACCGCCGGCGACTTCATGGCCAACACGCCGATCGAATTCCTGCTCGAGGATTCCGACACGAACCTGCTGCTCTATTATGTCGATGCCGACACGGCCGATCTGAAGGACGTGCCCGAGCATGACGTCGCGTTCGTGGCTGTCGGCGAATCGGCAGCAAATCTGGCGGTTCTGGCGAACCTCGACCGGTTGCTGGGCGATTGGGCCGGGCCGATAGTCAACAATGCGCCGCGCCGCATCATGGCGCTGTCCAGGCATGGCGTCGCCGAGGCGCTGAAGGACGAGCCTTCGATCCTTGCCCCGCCCGCCGCGCGCCTTGACCGTGCCGTTATCGAGAGACTGGCTTGCGGGGAAATCGAGGTCGCGGCAATCCTCGCGGCGAAGGCGTTTCCGGTGATCGTCCGCCCGGCCGGCACGCATGCCGGCAAGGGCATGGAGAAGATCTCCACGCGATCGGAGCTTTCGGCCTATTTGATTTCGCACGCCGAGGCCGAATTCTATGTCACGCCATTCATCGACTACAGCGGGACGGACCGCAAATTCCGCAAGCAACGCGTCGCGTTCATCGGCGGGCGCCCCTATGCCAGCCATCTCGCGGTTTCCGAACATTGGATGGTCCACTATCTGAATGCCGGCATGACCCAGCACGAAGAAAGGCGTGCCGAGGAAGCGGCCTGGATGGCCAGCTTCGACAGCGACTTCGCGGTGCGCCACGCGCATGCCTTCGAAGCCCTTCACCGGCGCCTCGGGCTGGACTATTTCGCCATCGATTGCGCTGAACTCGCCGACGGCCGGCTGCTGGTGTTCGAGGCGGATGTGGCGATGATCGTCCATTCAATGGATTGGGAGAGTATCTTTCCCTACAAGAAGAGCGCCATGCGCAAGCTCTTCGCGGCATTCGAAAATGCGCTGGCACGGCGCGCGGCGCGCAAGTCGACGCCGCTTTGA
- a CDS encoding TetR/AcrR family transcriptional regulator, which translates to MAVEPSIIAEQTATAGKPLRADARRNRDRLVEVAAEVFAERGIDASLEEIARRAGVGIGTLYRHFPTREHLVEVVYRREAEGLCAAAGELAQKHSSDVALEEWMRRFVDYIATKRGLATSLRILLTTNSTLFSDTSGRVSQALRQLVEAAVADGTIRGDVDASDVLHALGGIYSAPDTPEWRDRSRRLVKLLMDGLRFGAGTSTKADR; encoded by the coding sequence TTGGCCGTTGAGCCGTCGATCATTGCTGAACAGACCGCCACGGCGGGCAAGCCGCTGCGCGCGGATGCCCGGCGCAATCGCGACCGGCTGGTCGAGGTGGCGGCGGAGGTGTTTGCGGAGCGCGGTATCGATGCCTCGCTGGAGGAGATCGCACGGCGCGCCGGCGTCGGCATCGGCACGCTCTACCGGCATTTCCCGACGCGCGAGCATCTGGTCGAGGTCGTCTACCGGCGCGAGGCGGAGGGGCTGTGCGCGGCCGCCGGCGAGCTTGCCCAAAAACATTCGTCAGATGTCGCGCTGGAAGAGTGGATGCGGCGTTTCGTCGATTACATCGCCACCAAGCGCGGTCTGGCGACCAGCCTGCGCATCCTGCTCACCACCAATTCGACGCTGTTTTCCGACACGTCGGGCCGGGTCTCACAGGCGCTGCGGCAATTGGTCGAGGCGGCGGTGGCCGACGGCACCATCCGCGGCGACGTCGACGCCTCGGACGTTCTGCACGCGCTCGGCGGCATCTACTCCGCGCCGGACACGCCGGAGTGGCGCGACCGCTCGCGCCGGCTGGTCAAGCTGTTGATGGACGGCTTGCGGTTCGGGGCGGGGACGTCGACGAAGGCCGATCGCTGA
- a CDS encoding (2Fe-2S)-binding protein — protein MTNTIPVHLDINGQHHELQLEPRVTLLDALRDRLGLTGTKKGCDHGQCGACTVHVDGERVLACLTLAAQAEGRAITTIEGLASEGELHPVQAAFLEQDAFQCGYCTPGQIMSAVACIREGHAGSDDEIREYMAGNLCRCGAYPHIVAAVRQAALEVAS, from the coding sequence ATGACGAACACAATCCCCGTCCATCTCGACATCAACGGCCAGCATCATGAGTTGCAACTCGAGCCGCGTGTCACGCTGCTCGACGCCTTGCGAGACCGCCTCGGCCTGACCGGCACCAAGAAGGGCTGCGACCATGGCCAGTGCGGTGCTTGCACCGTGCATGTCGACGGCGAGCGCGTGCTCGCCTGCCTGACCCTGGCCGCGCAAGCCGAGGGCCGCGCCATCACCACCATAGAGGGGCTTGCAAGCGAGGGCGAACTGCATCCCGTGCAGGCTGCCTTCCTCGAGCAGGACGCCTTCCAGTGCGGCTATTGCACACCCGGGCAGATCATGTCGGCGGTGGCCTGCATTCGCGAGGGTCATGCCGGCTCTGACGATGAAATCCGCGAATACATGGCCGGCAACCTCTGCCGCTGCGGCGCCTATCCACACATTGTCGCCGCTGTCCGCCAGGCAGCCCTAGAGGTCGCGTCATGA